Proteins found in one Methylobacter sp. S3L5C genomic segment:
- the modA gene encoding molybdate ABC transporter substrate-binding protein, producing MLLNACSRAIILSMLLLFSQTTWAATVLVAVAANFSKPMTEIAAEFEKATGHSAHLSFGSSGKFVSQLENGGPFEILLSADEKGPQKLEQDGFTVPNSRFVYAQGRLILWSAKPGYIDDQGKILTTGNFKHLALADPKLAPYGAAAVEVLKNQGLFEKLQPLFVQGENIAQTYQFISTANAELGFIALSQVIENGKITNGSGWIIPDNGHTPIRQGAVLMKKGAENPAAPALLNYLKSAPALAIIKKYGYDLPQ from the coding sequence ATGTTACTTAATGCTTGTTCACGCGCAATCATACTGTCAATGTTGCTGCTATTTAGCCAAACCACTTGGGCTGCTACCGTACTGGTCGCCGTTGCTGCCAATTTTAGCAAACCAATGACGGAAATAGCCGCTGAATTTGAAAAAGCGACCGGGCACAGCGCCCACTTATCATTTGGATCGTCGGGTAAATTTGTTTCGCAACTGGAAAATGGCGGTCCTTTTGAGATACTGTTATCAGCAGACGAAAAAGGTCCGCAGAAGCTGGAACAAGACGGCTTTACTGTCCCGAACAGTCGTTTCGTCTACGCACAGGGCAGACTGATTTTATGGTCGGCAAAACCCGGTTACATTGATGATCAAGGTAAAATTTTAACAACCGGCAACTTTAAGCATTTGGCCCTGGCTGATCCGAAACTGGCACCTTATGGCGCTGCGGCCGTGGAGGTCTTGAAAAATCAGGGACTGTTCGAGAAATTGCAACCCTTGTTCGTACAAGGTGAAAATATCGCGCAAACTTACCAGTTTATTAGTACCGCTAACGCCGAACTAGGCTTTATCGCCTTATCACAAGTGATTGAAAACGGTAAAATTACTAACGGCTCAGGTTGGATTATTCCCGACAATGGCCATACACCAATCCGCCAAGGTGCAGTTTTAATGAAGAAGGGTGCTGAAAATCCGGCAGCACCAGCCTTGCTAAATTATTTAAAATCCGCACCGGCATTGGCTATTATCAAAAAATACGGCTACGATTTACCCCAATAA
- a CDS encoding alginate export family protein, whose protein sequence is MQARKNQAGATVSHALKLIIVGGFSISGNDTIEAAENKTYTRVPFGAFSSQMEDALLGSDKYEKPVWNLHDTLKLPNWLSATLEQRTRYETMSGSFKANSKGGDQQIPLQTTLWLEARLSSFRLGTEFMDARALNSDSSTGMNNTMSNTLDFLQGYAAWSDQNILYSGLGVEVIAGRQTLNFGSRRLVARNTFRNTINSFNGVKVRVIDYGNWQFNGFASTPVNRLPTSSSGLLDNDQVFDRENTNTWFSGGFLEMNDLDLGISSELYLYHLDEGSSTSVPTRHRRYFTSGTRFFSKPAKAAIDFQLETIGQFGTVQETTAPNSKNLNHNAWYQHADIGYTIDMPWSPRLGLEYDYASGDKNPKDNQDQRFDTLYGARRFDFGPTGIYGAFSRANINSPGYRINLAPRSDVSLQLDHRIFWLAESSDCWGGATCTGTSFILQDKTGRSGNNVGSQIDLIARWDFNSSLNFETGYTHLFKGSFAENAPQAPAPVDVNYVYIESMLRF, encoded by the coding sequence ATGCAAGCAAGAAAAAATCAGGCAGGGGCTACTGTCAGCCATGCACTTAAACTAATTATCGTCGGCGGCTTCTCTATAAGCGGCAACGATACCATTGAAGCAGCGGAAAATAAAACTTACACTCGGGTACCCTTTGGTGCCTTCTCCAGTCAAATGGAAGATGCTTTGTTGGGATCAGATAAATATGAAAAACCAGTCTGGAATCTGCACGATACCTTGAAGTTACCGAATTGGCTGTCTGCAACACTCGAACAGCGCACCCGCTACGAAACCATGTCCGGATCTTTCAAAGCCAACAGTAAAGGCGGCGATCAGCAAATTCCACTACAAACCACGCTATGGCTGGAAGCCCGTCTGAGTTCATTCCGGCTTGGCACCGAGTTCATGGATGCCCGCGCATTAAATTCCGACAGTAGTACCGGTATGAATAACACCATGAGCAATACTTTGGATTTTTTACAAGGTTATGCTGCCTGGTCTGACCAAAATATATTATACAGCGGCTTGGGCGTTGAGGTGATTGCCGGCAGGCAAACCCTAAATTTCGGTAGCCGGCGGCTGGTGGCAAGGAATACCTTCCGCAACACCATCAATAGCTTTAACGGGGTCAAGGTACGGGTGATTGATTACGGTAACTGGCAGTTTAACGGCTTTGCCAGCACACCGGTCAATCGACTCCCGACTTCTTCCTCCGGTCTGCTCGACAATGACCAAGTTTTCGACAGGGAAAATACCAACACCTGGTTTTCCGGTGGATTCCTTGAAATGAATGATCTGGATTTAGGCATCAGCAGCGAGTTGTATTTGTATCATCTTGACGAAGGAAGCAGCACCAGCGTACCAACCCGTCACCGCCGCTATTTTACGTCCGGCACGCGCTTTTTCAGCAAACCCGCCAAGGCGGCAATTGACTTTCAACTGGAAACCATCGGTCAATTCGGCACGGTACAGGAGACCACCGCACCAAACAGTAAAAATCTCAACCATAATGCCTGGTATCAACATGCTGATATCGGTTATACCATTGATATGCCATGGTCACCCCGTCTGGGGTTGGAATATGATTACGCCAGCGGCGACAAAAACCCAAAAGATAATCAAGACCAGCGTTTTGATACCCTTTACGGGGCCCGCCGTTTTGACTTTGGCCCCACCGGCATTTACGGCGCATTCTCCCGGGCCAACATCAACTCGCCCGGCTACCGTATCAACCTTGCGCCACGTTCCGATGTGTCATTACAACTTGACCATCGCATATTCTGGTTGGCAGAGTCATCCGATTGTTGGGGCGGTGCCACCTGTACCGGCACTAGTTTTATTCTCCAGGACAAAACCGGTCGTAGCGGTAATAATGTCGGTTCACAGATTGATTTAATTGCGCGCTGGGATTTTAACAGCAGCCTGAATTTTGAAACCGGTTATACCCATTTATTTAAAGGCTCATTCGCCGAAAATGCGCCGCAAGCTCCAGCCCCTGTCGATGTCAATTACGTTTATATAGAAAGCATGCTGAGATTTTAA
- the modB gene encoding molybdate ABC transporter permease subunit: protein MLTSADLDTLFLTVKVASLATFLMLLLGTPLAWWLARTRSAWKGLINAVVSLPLVLPPTVLGFYLLVLMGPAGAIGELTSWLGLGTLPFTFAGLVVASVLYSMPFVVQPLQAAFTSIGEQPLEAAATLRASPFDTFFSVVVPLAKPGFLTATILGFTHTVGEFGVVLMIGGNIPDKTRVVSVQIYNHVEALEYSEAHWLAGCLLAFSFTVLLALYSLLKTQPVTHPLK from the coding sequence ATGCTAACTTCTGCCGATCTTGATACACTTTTTTTAACCGTTAAAGTAGCCAGCTTAGCGACTTTTTTGATGTTACTGCTCGGCACTCCGCTGGCTTGGTGGCTGGCGCGAACTCGTTCTGCCTGGAAAGGCTTAATCAATGCCGTCGTATCGTTGCCGCTGGTACTCCCACCGACGGTATTGGGCTTTTATTTGCTGGTATTGATGGGTCCTGCAGGAGCCATTGGTGAGTTGACCAGTTGGTTGGGATTGGGTACGTTACCGTTTACCTTTGCCGGATTGGTGGTGGCCTCGGTGTTGTATTCGATGCCGTTTGTTGTGCAACCTTTGCAGGCGGCGTTTACCAGCATTGGTGAGCAGCCGTTGGAAGCAGCGGCGACCTTGCGTGCCAGTCCTTTTGATACGTTTTTTAGTGTGGTTGTACCGCTGGCGAAACCCGGATTTTTGACCGCTACTATTTTAGGCTTTACTCATACGGTCGGTGAATTTGGGGTCGTGCTGATGATTGGCGGCAATATTCCCGATAAAACCCGCGTGGTATCAGTGCAAATTTACAATCATGTCGAAGCGCTGGAATACAGCGAAGCGCACTGGCTGGCAGGTTGCTTGCTGGCGTTCTCGTTTACCGTACTACTGGCGCTCTACAGCCTATTAAAAACCCAACCTGTTACTCATCCTCTGAAATGA